One window of Psychrobacillus sp. FSL K6-2836 genomic DNA carries:
- the mscL gene encoding large conductance mechanosensitive channel protein MscL, whose protein sequence is MWKDFKEFAFKGNVLDLAVAVVIGAAFGKIVTSLVEHIIMPTIGLLLPSGKFSSLHYKEILYGNFIQSVFDFLVVAFAIFMFIRLLSKFKRKEDVVAVTKEAPPVDSKEVLLEEIRDLLKKQNNA, encoded by the coding sequence ATGTGGAAAGACTTCAAAGAGTTTGCTTTTAAAGGTAATGTGCTAGATTTAGCAGTTGCTGTTGTGATTGGAGCGGCTTTTGGAAAGATCGTTACATCGTTAGTAGAGCATATAATCATGCCAACTATTGGTTTACTACTTCCTAGTGGTAAGTTTTCTTCTTTACATTATAAAGAAATTTTATACGGTAATTTCATACAATCCGTTTTTGATTTTCTAGTTGTTGCTTTTGCTATTTTCATGTTTATTCGACTATTATCTAAGTTTAAACGTAAAGAGGATGTTGTGGCAGTTACAAAAGAAGCACCTCCCGTTGATTCGAAAGAGGTATTATTGGAAGAGATTAGAGATTTATTGAAAAAGCAAAATAACGCATAA
- a CDS encoding putative bifunctional diguanylate cyclase/phosphodiesterase produces the protein MKVKKTYRKISFRIVIIYIIISLFWILLSDVLLFRFSPESLFISMTKGIIYISLSALLLLYLMKQSWSVQNDLIAKEYEDDLTGLQNRSSLQKNLTNIIHNKERFHLLFIDFDRFKMINDLYGHEIGDIVLKKVSDTLRDNSHIRFSDVISRWVADEFIVILKNKSDYEVDLFVSSILAETSVPLHIAGKEIVNHISIGSVHYPHDTTKSSELLRFAEIAAEEAKKNGGLTHIRYRKELSDKVNRELYLEEGLKHSLEKQELFLNFQPQISTNTQEIIGVETLIRWVHDEQTISPGEFIPIAEKSGLIIQIGDYVLRETCKNIPCIEDTIGKSLYFSVNVSARQFYQKDYISRTKQIIKETNINPAKIVLEITESIIMEYTDFVIESLHELREFGFQIAIDDFGTGYSSFKYLELLPVNIIKIDQSFTQSIDKVRTKAIVQSIISLAHNLDMQILAEGVEDLFQVNSLKKMNCHFLQGYYFSKPLTLDNLLQQYK, from the coding sequence ATGAAGGTGAAAAAAACATATCGAAAAATATCGTTTCGAATTGTTATTATCTATATAATCATCAGTTTGTTCTGGATACTATTATCTGATGTATTATTATTCAGATTCTCCCCAGAAAGTCTGTTTATATCGATGACGAAAGGTATCATTTATATAAGCTTAAGTGCACTTTTACTTTTGTATTTGATGAAGCAATCCTGGAGTGTTCAAAATGACCTCATCGCAAAAGAGTATGAAGATGACTTGACGGGACTTCAAAATAGGAGCTCTTTGCAAAAGAATTTAACAAATATTATACATAATAAGGAAAGATTTCATTTGTTATTTATCGATTTTGATCGATTTAAGATGATTAACGACTTATATGGACACGAAATAGGGGATATTGTACTAAAGAAGGTCTCCGACACATTACGAGATAATTCGCATATTAGATTCTCAGATGTTATATCTAGATGGGTAGCGGATGAATTTATAGTCATATTGAAGAATAAATCGGATTATGAAGTAGACTTGTTTGTAAGTAGCATACTAGCAGAAACTTCCGTTCCGTTACATATTGCTGGTAAAGAAATAGTGAATCATATTAGTATTGGTTCAGTTCATTACCCACACGATACGACAAAGAGCTCTGAACTATTACGATTTGCAGAAATTGCAGCAGAAGAGGCGAAGAAAAATGGTGGGTTAACCCACATAAGATATCGAAAAGAATTATCTGATAAAGTAAATAGAGAATTATATTTAGAAGAAGGTTTAAAGCATTCCTTAGAAAAACAAGAACTATTTCTTAACTTCCAACCACAGATTTCAACAAATACACAGGAGATTATTGGTGTAGAAACACTCATTCGTTGGGTTCACGATGAACAAACAATATCACCAGGAGAGTTCATTCCGATTGCTGAAAAAAGTGGGCTGATTATTCAAATAGGTGACTATGTACTACGCGAAACATGTAAGAACATTCCTTGTATTGAAGATACAATAGGGAAAAGTTTATACTTTAGTGTAAATGTATCAGCTAGACAATTTTATCAAAAAGATTATATTTCTAGAACAAAACAAATAATTAAAGAAACTAATATTAATCCAGCTAAAATTGTATTAGAAATTACAGAATCCATCATTATGGAGTATACTGATTTTGTAATTGAATCATTGCATGAGTTAAGAGAATTTGGCTTTCAAATAGCAATTGATGATTTTGGTACGGGATATTCTTCGTTTAAATATTTAGAATTGCTTCCGGTGAATATTATTAAAATAGACCAAAGCTTTACACAGTCTATTGATAAGGTTAGAACCAAAGCAATTGTACAATCCATCATTTCCCTTGCGCATAACTTAGATATGCAGATTTTGGCGGAAGGAGTAGAAGATCTCTTCCAAGTGAATAGTTTGAAAAAAATGAACTGTCATTTTTTACAAGGATATTATTTTAGTAAACCTTTAACATTAGATAATCTTTTACAGCAATATAAGTAG
- a CDS encoding lytic transglycosylase domain-containing protein: protein MKKQKGISYKTKVWTIVLLLPFTITIYILAIIGWKELVKIPVVQEWAETLQKSTVKLDVPNEYIDLYKKAEENYGVPWTLLAAHHRIETRFSTMDPLLSPAGAEGHLQFMPCTFVGWSHPSCGGLGKGEIPEKDKVNPAIIEKYGGYGVDANNDGKADPYDLEDAVFSAANYLAASGAADGEIEKAIFNYNHSEKYVKDVLHFYHLYENQLKEIQAAYAPKK, encoded by the coding sequence ATGAAGAAACAAAAGGGAATATCCTATAAAACAAAGGTTTGGACGATTGTGTTACTTCTTCCTTTTACCATAACAATTTATATACTAGCAATTATAGGATGGAAAGAACTAGTAAAAATACCAGTTGTACAAGAATGGGCTGAAACGCTTCAAAAAAGTACCGTAAAATTGGATGTGCCTAACGAATATATTGATTTGTATAAAAAAGCAGAAGAAAATTATGGTGTTCCTTGGACATTATTGGCTGCTCACCATCGCATCGAGACTAGATTTTCGACGATGGATCCTTTACTTTCCCCTGCTGGTGCTGAAGGACATTTGCAATTTATGCCCTGTACTTTTGTTGGTTGGTCACACCCAAGCTGTGGGGGATTGGGCAAAGGAGAAATTCCTGAAAAGGATAAGGTTAATCCAGCTATTATTGAAAAATATGGTGGGTATGGGGTAGATGCTAATAATGATGGTAAAGCTGATCCGTACGATTTAGAGGATGCAGTATTTAGTGCAGCCAATTATCTCGCAGCAAGCGGTGCTGCTGATGGTGAGATTGAAAAAGCTATTTTCAATTATAATCATAGCGAGAAATATGTGAAGGACGTTCTTCATTTTTATCATTTGTATGAAAATCAGTTAAAAGAAATTCAAGCAGCATATGCGCCCAAAAAATAA
- a CDS encoding GlsB/YeaQ/YmgE family stress response membrane protein, with product MGFILYLIIGGIIGWLAGLILGKDIPGGIIGNIIAGIIGAWIGGLIFPDMGPVIWDMAIIPALIGAIILVLVLSFILKAMRKA from the coding sequence ATGGGATTCATTTTGTATTTAATAATAGGTGGTATAATCGGTTGGCTAGCAGGTCTTATTTTAGGTAAAGACATACCAGGAGGAATTATTGGTAATATTATCGCTGGTATTATCGGTGCATGGATCGGTGGATTAATATTCCCTGACATGGGACCAGTTATTTGGGATATGGCAATTATTCCAGCATTGATCGGTGCGATTATTTTAGTACTTGTACTGAGCTTTATCTTAAAAGCTATGCGTAAAGCTTAA
- a CDS encoding cysteine hydrolase family protein, with protein MKKVLLVIDYTVDFVSDEGALTCGKPGQEIENTIVSLTKKFLEENELVVLPVDLHERNDLFHPETKLFPAHNIRGTKGRELYGKLNKLYEDNKEKIIWLDKTRYSSFAGTNLQQLLSERKVEEIHLVGVCTDICILHTAVDAYNLGYEIVVYKDAVASFNSAGHEWALGHFTSSLGAKVIKNN; from the coding sequence GTGAAAAAGGTGTTATTAGTTATTGACTATACAGTAGACTTTGTTTCAGATGAAGGTGCATTGACTTGTGGTAAACCTGGTCAAGAAATTGAAAATACGATCGTTTCGTTAACAAAAAAATTCCTCGAGGAAAATGAGCTCGTTGTCCTACCTGTGGATTTACATGAAAGAAATGACTTGTTTCATCCGGAAACCAAACTTTTCCCCGCGCACAACATAAGAGGAACAAAAGGAAGAGAATTGTATGGTAAGCTAAATAAGCTTTACGAAGACAATAAGGAAAAAATCATTTGGCTAGATAAGACGCGTTACAGCTCTTTTGCCGGAACGAACTTACAGCAATTACTTAGCGAGCGAAAAGTGGAGGAAATTCATTTAGTTGGAGTATGTACAGATATTTGTATTCTCCACACTGCGGTAGATGCTTACAACTTGGGTTATGAAATTGTTGTATATAAAGATGCCGTGGCAAGCTTCAATTCTGCCGGTCACGAATGGGCTTTAGGCCATTTTACCAGTTCCTTAGGTGCAAAAGTTATAAAAAATAATTGA
- the yfkAB gene encoding radical SAM/CxCxxxxC motif protein YfkAB, which yields MKTMNPINDPWEAYRDMEQFGKLTLSNIEFTTTTLCNMRCAHCAVGYTLQTKDPDAIPIELILQRLEEIPHLKTISITGGEPMLSKKSITNYVLPLLKYAHNRGVRTQMNSNLTLEPERYLLIAPYLDVLHISHNWGTVDEFVETGFAMMERKPTYEQRASLFQRMIDNSRMLSEAGVMVSAETMLNKKTLPYLEHIHRQIVDEMKCARHEIHPMYPSDFASALTTLTLEETHEAIEQILDFRDDNVWMLFGTLPFYPCSQNDKSIQLLERLRQTKNVSTRNDPDGRSRLNVNIFTGEVIVTDFGDAPALGNIQTDTLPTIFDKWLDTPLSKSLNCHCPAVKCLGPNILVKNMYYKADQFVSGSVK from the coding sequence ATGAAAACGATGAATCCAATAAACGATCCGTGGGAAGCATACCGAGACATGGAGCAATTTGGAAAGCTAACCTTAAGCAATATCGAATTTACAACAACTACTTTATGTAATATGCGCTGTGCGCATTGTGCAGTAGGATATACATTACAAACGAAAGATCCTGATGCAATTCCAATAGAACTAATCCTCCAACGTTTAGAAGAGATTCCTCACTTAAAAACTATTAGTATTACGGGTGGAGAACCTATGCTATCCAAAAAATCCATTACTAATTACGTTCTCCCCTTGTTAAAGTATGCCCATAATAGAGGCGTTCGTACACAGATGAATTCCAACCTAACATTAGAGCCTGAACGTTACTTACTGATTGCTCCTTATTTAGATGTTTTACATATTTCCCACAACTGGGGAACGGTAGATGAATTTGTCGAAACTGGATTTGCTATGATGGAGCGAAAACCTACATATGAACAGCGAGCTAGCTTATTCCAACGAATGATAGATAATAGCCGTATGCTTTCTGAAGCTGGTGTAATGGTTTCAGCTGAAACGATGTTGAACAAAAAAACACTCCCCTATTTAGAGCATATTCATAGGCAAATAGTGGATGAGATGAAATGTGCTCGCCATGAAATTCACCCTATGTACCCTTCCGATTTTGCTAGCGCATTAACGACACTAACATTGGAAGAAACACATGAAGCAATTGAACAAATACTAGATTTTCGGGATGACAATGTATGGATGTTATTTGGAACATTACCCTTTTATCCATGCAGTCAAAATGACAAAAGCATTCAATTATTAGAGCGACTACGTCAAACAAAAAATGTGTCTACAAGAAATGATCCTGATGGTCGTTCACGACTGAATGTTAACATATTTACTGGCGAGGTTATTGTCACTGATTTTGGGGATGCGCCTGCTCTAGGCAATATACAAACAGATACACTTCCAACCATTTTTGATAAGTGGTTAGATACTCCGCTTTCGAAATCACTTAATTGCCATTGTCCAGCAGTTAAATGCTTAGGACCAAATATTTTAGTAAAAAATATGTATTATAAAGCTGATCAGTTTGTTAGTGGATCTGTAAAATAA
- a CDS encoding DinB family protein, whose translation MFIEKNNEIRKNLFQQIDSLTNEQFNEKPDDVSWSPKEIIDHLVKMELTIIKGIKKELANPTSPRAKKKPIQISTLRIVKVKAPSHTVPSSEYKRTEEMKAQLHQARMELLTIYKSSNPSILKEKSLKHPIFGQVPLIQWFAFTGLHEKRHAKQLEKTIEKIKGH comes from the coding sequence ATGTTTATAGAAAAAAATAACGAAATAAGAAAGAACTTATTTCAACAAATTGATTCCCTAACAAACGAACAATTTAACGAAAAACCAGATGATGTGTCTTGGTCTCCTAAAGAAATTATAGATCATTTAGTGAAAATGGAACTGACAATTATTAAAGGCATAAAAAAAGAGCTCGCTAACCCAACAAGTCCTAGGGCAAAGAAAAAACCAATACAGATATCTACTTTACGAATAGTAAAAGTAAAGGCTCCGTCTCATACTGTACCGTCCAGTGAATATAAAAGAACGGAAGAAATGAAAGCACAGCTGCATCAAGCAAGAATGGAACTACTAACTATCTATAAATCAAGCAATCCTTCTATACTAAAAGAAAAATCATTAAAGCATCCTATTTTTGGACAGGTACCTCTCATACAATGGTTTGCATTTACGGGATTACACGAAAAGAGACATGCAAAGCAATTAGAAAAGACAATCGAAAAAATAAAAGGTCATTAA
- the acnA gene encoding aconitate hydratase AcnA, whose translation MAKSNLHNSRTSFSLNGKEYNYYRLAALEEAGIAKVSRLPYSIKVLLESVLRQYDGYVIKEDHVNQLAKWGKDANTEAEVPFKPSRVVLQDFTGVPVVVDLASLRSAMNEMGGNPDKINPAIPVDLVIDHSVQVDKYGTASALQANMDLEFERNAERYNFLKWAQTSYDNFRAVPPATGIVHQVNLEYLAPIVHVNEGTDGTLETFPDSVVGTDSHTTMINGLGVLGWGVGGIEAEAGMLGQPSYFPIPEVIGVKLVGDLPNGTTATDLALKVTQVLRQQGVVGKFVEFFGPGVSKLPLADRATIANMAPEYGATCGYFAIDEESINYLRLTGRDEEHIAVVEAYLKANDMFFDPTLEPVYTDVVEINLGDIAANLSGPKRPQDLIPLTDMKARYREAVVAPQGTQGFGLSEKEFDKTATAKFAEGDVEIPTGAVAIAAITSCTNTSNPYVMLAAGLVAKKAVEKGLTVPAYVKTSLAPGSKVVTGYLEDSGLNTYLDQIGFNTVGYGCTTCIGNSGPLLPEIEKAIVDEDLFVTSVLSGNRNFEGRVHPLVKANYLASPPLVVAYALAGTVDIDLEKDSFGKDKDGNEVYFADIWPSTEEVNEVLSTVVTRELFQKEYARVFDENEAWNAIETSTESLYSFNDKSTYIQNPPFFQGLSKEPGAIQSLDKMRVVAKFGDSITTDHISPAGAIGKDTPAGKYLRENGVEIRDFNSYGSRRGNHEVMMRGTFANIRIRNQVAPGTEGGYTTYWPTGEIMPIYDAAMKYQEANTGLVVLGGKDYGMGSSRDWAAKGTNLLGIKAVITESFERIHRSNLVMMGVLPLNFLPGENVETLGLTGKEEISINIAEGVKPRDILQVTAKAEDGSEKVFNVLARFDSEVEVDYYRHGGILQMVLRNKMLEA comes from the coding sequence ATGGCAAAAAGTAATTTACACAATAGCCGAACTTCGTTTTCTCTAAATGGTAAAGAGTATAACTACTATCGTTTAGCAGCATTAGAAGAAGCCGGCATCGCAAAAGTTTCACGCCTTCCTTATTCAATTAAAGTATTATTAGAATCCGTTTTACGTCAATACGATGGCTATGTTATCAAAGAAGATCATGTAAACCAATTAGCAAAATGGGGTAAGGACGCTAATACTGAAGCAGAAGTGCCATTTAAGCCTTCTCGCGTTGTACTTCAAGATTTCACAGGAGTACCAGTAGTTGTAGATTTAGCATCACTTCGTTCAGCGATGAATGAAATGGGTGGTAACCCAGACAAAATCAATCCTGCAATTCCAGTTGACCTTGTAATTGACCACTCAGTACAAGTAGACAAATATGGTACTGCATCAGCTTTACAAGCTAATATGGACCTTGAATTTGAGCGTAATGCTGAACGTTACAACTTCTTAAAATGGGCTCAAACTTCATATGACAATTTCCGTGCTGTTCCTCCAGCAACTGGTATCGTTCACCAAGTTAACTTAGAGTACTTAGCACCTATCGTCCATGTGAACGAAGGTACTGATGGCACATTAGAAACTTTCCCAGATTCAGTAGTAGGTACTGACTCTCATACAACAATGATCAATGGTCTTGGAGTACTTGGATGGGGTGTAGGTGGTATTGAGGCAGAGGCTGGAATGCTTGGTCAACCTTCATACTTCCCAATTCCAGAAGTAATCGGAGTTAAATTAGTTGGGGATCTTCCAAACGGAACAACTGCAACTGACTTAGCGCTAAAAGTTACTCAAGTATTACGCCAACAAGGTGTTGTTGGTAAATTTGTTGAGTTCTTCGGACCTGGTGTATCTAAATTACCATTAGCTGACCGTGCGACAATTGCGAACATGGCTCCTGAGTATGGTGCTACATGTGGTTATTTTGCAATCGATGAAGAATCTATCAACTATTTACGTCTAACTGGACGTGACGAAGAGCATATTGCTGTCGTAGAAGCTTACTTAAAAGCTAATGATATGTTCTTTGATCCAACTCTAGAACCTGTTTATACAGACGTTGTAGAGATCAATCTTGGAGATATCGCAGCAAACCTTTCTGGACCGAAACGTCCACAGGATTTAATTCCACTTACAGATATGAAAGCTCGTTACCGTGAAGCAGTTGTAGCTCCACAAGGTACACAAGGTTTCGGTCTATCTGAAAAAGAATTTGACAAAACAGCAACTGCTAAATTTGCAGAAGGTGATGTAGAAATTCCAACAGGTGCTGTAGCTATTGCTGCTATCACTTCTTGTACAAATACATCTAACCCTTATGTAATGTTAGCTGCTGGTTTAGTTGCTAAAAAAGCGGTAGAAAAAGGACTTACAGTTCCTGCTTACGTTAAAACTTCTCTAGCTCCAGGATCTAAAGTAGTAACTGGTTATTTAGAGGATTCTGGCTTAAACACTTACTTGGATCAAATCGGATTCAATACTGTTGGTTACGGTTGTACAACTTGTATCGGTAACTCAGGTCCATTATTACCTGAAATTGAAAAAGCAATTGTTGACGAAGATCTATTCGTAACTTCTGTTCTTTCCGGTAACCGTAACTTTGAAGGTCGTGTACATCCACTTGTTAAAGCAAACTACTTAGCTTCACCACCATTGGTAGTAGCTTATGCACTTGCTGGAACTGTAGATATTGATCTAGAAAAAGATTCATTCGGTAAAGACAAAGATGGTAACGAAGTATACTTTGCTGATATTTGGCCATCAACGGAAGAAGTAAACGAAGTGCTTTCAACTGTTGTTACTCGTGAATTATTCCAAAAAGAATATGCACGTGTATTCGATGAGAACGAAGCATGGAATGCAATTGAAACGTCAACTGAATCTTTATATTCATTTAATGACAAGTCAACTTACATTCAAAACCCACCATTCTTCCAAGGATTATCTAAAGAGCCTGGTGCTATCCAATCACTTGATAAAATGCGCGTAGTAGCTAAATTCGGTGATTCGATTACAACAGACCATATTTCACCAGCTGGTGCAATTGGTAAAGATACTCCTGCAGGTAAATACTTGCGTGAGAATGGCGTTGAAATCCGTGACTTTAACTCATACGGTTCTCGCCGTGGTAACCATGAAGTAATGATGCGCGGTACATTCGCTAACATCCGTATCCGTAACCAAGTAGCTCCTGGTACAGAGGGTGGATATACAACTTACTGGCCAACAGGCGAAATTATGCCTATCTATGATGCAGCTATGAAATATCAAGAAGCGAATACTGGCTTAGTAGTACTTGGTGGAAAAGATTATGGTATGGGATCTTCTCGTGACTGGGCAGCTAAAGGAACTAACCTATTAGGTATCAAAGCTGTTATTACAGAAAGCTTTGAGCGTATACATCGTTCAAATCTAGTAATGATGGGTGTTTTACCACTTAATTTCTTACCAGGTGAAAACGTTGAAACACTAGGCTTAACTGGTAAAGAAGAAATTAGCATAAATATCGCAGAAGGTGTAAAACCTCGTGATATTTTACAAGTAACAGCTAAAGCTGAAGACGGTTCTGAAAAAGTATTCAACGTACTTGCTCGTTTCGATTCAGAAGTTGAAGTAGACTACTACCGTCATGGTGGTATCCTTCAAATGGTATTACGTAACAAAATGTTAGAAGCATAA